TGGGTGTTTTTGCAGCAAGACAAAAAATTCTCATAGCAGCCCACTGTTTGGCTTTAGGAGAGGGGAAGGGAGAAGATGTTGGCACTCACCGAGTCAGTGAATCCAGATTGCTGGTTGGCATGTTCCAGTTGCTTCTGCAGTGGGATCCCGGTGCTGGTGGGCATGAAACCTGAGAGAGACAGCAACATGAACAGGCGAGAGTGCAAGAAGAGAGCCAGTCTGTGGGTCAGAGGGAAGGAACTAGGGAAAGAGTGTCAGTGGGAATGGAGAGACAGCCAACAAGAAACACAGAGAAGGGAAGAGAATTCTGGAGATAtcagaaaatagagagagagagacaggagttGAGCATAGAAGCGACAGGAAGGAGGAATAGAAACGACAGGAAGGAGGAATAGAGATACCAGGAAGGAGGAATAGAATCGACAGGAAGGAGGCATAGAGATACCAGGAAGGAGGAATAAATTCGACAGGAAGGAGGCAGAGATACCAGGAAGAAGGAATAGAAACGACAGGAAGAAGGAATAGCGATATCAGGAAGGAGGCATAGAAACGACAGGAAGAAGGCATAGAGATACCAGGAAGGAGGCATAAAAGAGACAGGAAGGAGGCATAGAGATACCAGGAAGGAGGAATAGAAACGACAGGAAGGAGGCATAGAGATACCAGGAAGGAGGCATAGAAACGACAGGAAGGAGGCATAGAAACGACAGGAAGGAGGCATAGAGATACCAGGAAGGAGGAATAGAAACGACAGGAAGAAGGAATAGAGATACCAGGAAGGAGGCATAGAAACGACAGGAAGAAGGCATAGAGATACCAGGAAGGAGGCATAAAAGAGACAGGAAGGAGGCATAGAGATACCAGGAAGGAGGCATAAAAGAGACAGGAAGGAGGCATAGAGATACCAGGAAGGAGGCATAAAAGAGACAGGAAGGAGGCATAGAGATACCAGGAAGGAGGCATAAAAGAGACAGGAAGGAGGCATAGAGATACCAGAAAGGAGGCATAGAAACAACAGGAAGGAGGCATAGAGATACCAGGAAGGAGGCATAGAGTCATCAGGAAAAAGGCATAGAGAAATCAGGAAGGAGGCATAGAGACATGGGAAAGTATGGAGGGAATGTCAGCGATACACAGTAATTACTGGATGTTACACTGAAGAACTGGTTGGAGGAAATGACAGGGGTACAATTGAGATCAAGTTTATAAATAATTCCCAGTACCCAGAAGTCACCATTGAGCCAATAAAGTGTCTGTAGCAATACAAGCTGTACTGAGTCACAATGAAGTCTGGGCCATATAAATAGAAAGTTGCAGAGCATCTGTTGGGCACTATAAATGGAGTGTGAGACGCGGATCACATGGAGGTCACGGTACACTACTGATGTCACAGCCACTTTATTCTTGTACATTTATTAGTACACTTGTCACTCTACTAGCCAAGTCACCTACATCTAATCTCTATGGCACATGGGCAATCCTGTGATATCTACTGAGCTGGGGGTTAGACGTGACtctgaatttgacccatttgggCTCTATGGGCAGTGGGAGGGGAAGTGAGACAAATGTTGGGGCCACTCACCTGCGTGGGCGCCAGTATAGTGACTGTGCATGCTGTACCCCGGCTGCTGGTGGGACAGGTACTGCATTGTCTGGAAGGCAGAGGGACCTGCACACACAGAGGGAGAGAGATACACATGGAGGGAGAGGGGTTAATATTGTATCTATGGCCTTTGTCTTGTAATAAAGGGAAActgaagctcctccatgtttggtccatGTTACGGAGGCACAACCTCAGACCCAGCTGTAAGGGGTTAAACATTTTGTCTCTCAGTGCAATTGCACACCCCAAATCAGCCCTGATACCCCAAAACCCTAAAAGTCTTATTACTCTCACACTGTCATACATCAACACCCCCCCACCCACTGTAACAGCAGTGAAAGAGTTACTTTGTACCAAATCACCAgcaatgaaagggttaatgttatttacacacacacacacacacacacacacacagtcaaatGGTTAATTAACATTCAGCTCTGTTCCTTTCAGCACACGGAGGGTTAAGGCACACTCTCAGGCTTCTATTGGAGCAGCAATACAGACAGGGGAACAGTAAAAACCCAAATAAACCCCATACGTTCCCTTTGCCCAGAGGCAGGGTGGGCAACTGGGCAAACACTGGGCCTCTTTATATTGAGCAGAGAAGGGGCATCAGGTAAGTGGACCCTTCCACACTAATGCCAGGGGGAGTCAGCACTGCATAATGCACTTCTGCTTATTATAATCCAAAATTCACAAGACAGTGTGACAggggcttgtttatacagagctcagcCAATGCACAGTAACAGAATGtgtgaaagcaaaataaacatttgtgtaaTGAAAAGAACAGGTATATATACGCCGCCCTTCTTACCTCTTATTGGCTGACTCCCTGCATAGTTAACTGGGCCAGCCTGTCCTGCTGCAAagctgtgctgtgattggcttaCAGTATAAGGGCCGTGGCTGGATGGGCTGCTCTGGTACTGGCCGTGTTCTGCTGCTGTTGGGCTGAAGGATGTCTGGGAAGAGTAGTGGCGCCCCTGAGGAGGGACACAAATAGGTATGATAAATATCATCAATACTTATCCAATATCTGTGTAACAGTCTGTACTTAACCTCATCTACAAACAATCCCCCATTTATCCAATACTTTTTCCATAACACAACCTGCACGTGAACCCCCTTCTCCAAACTGGTAAAGGGGCGGAGTAAATGAGATCTAATTGACTCACAGCAATGACTGGGGGTCCAAACATCTGCTTGGCTCGATCAGACATGAGACTGGTGTTTCGGGAATGTCCTCCTGGGCTGCCTGAGAGACACAAAATCATTGGATAACATAAAGCAGAGATCACAAGAGAACTAATAGGCTGCCTAATTTCTTCAGTATGGGGAACCTGCTGTGCACAAATCCATACAACAGGTACAGCAGCCAAAAAGCTTCTATCACAACTTAATAAAACCATATATACTATCAACTGTGCTCTGCCGTCGGCCATACTGGAGCTAAGTCACTCCCCCAGGATTGGGCAGCTGATAACCACTCCCCCAATATAGGGCAGCAGATTACTGGCACGGGGGAGGGGTTGGgtactaataatataataaccTGCTGCTGCCCCATTGCCGAGTATTGTATATGGCTAAACCGCAGCACAGAGTAATGTGGATCCCTACTTGTTAACGAGGAGTCACTTACCTCGCATATTAATGAGGAGTCACTTACTTTGCATATTAACGAGGAGTCACTTACTTTGCATATTAACGAGGAGTCCCTTATCTTGCATATTAATGAGGAGTCCCTTACCTTGCATATTAATGAGGAGTCCCTTACCTTGCATATTAATGAGGAGTCCCTTACCTTGCATATTAATGAGGAGTCCCTTACCTTGCATATTAATGAGGAGTCCCTTACCTTGCATATTAATGAGGTGGGCTCCCGTGTGCATGACCATGCCCTGAGTATACGCAGCTGATGCCAGCGTTGTTAGGTCACTGTGTGGAgagataaaggggaagtaaaacagtGGAATGGGTAATTACTATGACAGTTGACTACTATAAGACTATTAGCATATTTATGGATGAATAGATTTGCTAATGACGGGGCACAACAACCCTGGGACACGGATGGAGAAATACAGAGAAGAGATGACTGAGACTGTACAGATCACATGGGCACGGTCTCGTGGTCCCTCTAGTATTAAGCATTTGCATGTGGGGGCGCTCACTATACGGGGTCTTACTTTTGCCATTCTCTTCTGCACTAACAGCAAAGACAGCTGGGAGTCACATGACAGAGTGTGAGCAAGATTACTCGACCAATCACAGAGAGGTGCATGTGGGGAGCACTCTGAAGCGACCTCTgaaccaaactattattcctgGAGCAGGAACCAATACTTGCAACTGTTTTGTTTCTACACAGCACCACTATATGTTACCTGCCTCCATCAGGGCAAGTGTGGCTGGTAAGTCTGACCCTAGTCACTGCAAACTGCACAATAAACTCACTCGTTTGCCTATGTCCCACATACCCAACAATGTGTCTGAGCATAACAATGACATGATCCTCCCCTCACCCTACCCCTCATGGCTCCTCCTTCCACAATCTTCTCCCCCCAGCTATGCTCCTTCTTCAGTCACCCACTCAGCTCTGTCTCTTTCTCAGCTTCCATTTTCCCATCTCTTTTCACTTCACCTCTGATCCTTCCTCAGTCTCCACCCCATTACCTTTGATCTTTCCTCAGTCTCCACCCCCTTACATCTGATGCTTCCTCAGTCTCCTCCCCCATGTTCTGTtctctctagggggcaaattcactaaaggacgaagcgcctaacgctagcgttaattcactagtgttactttgcacccttacgcctggcgaatttgcgcaaggacgtaactatgcaaatgcactgacgcgcaaattattctgaacgctaccttttacgccagacttccttcgccacctcagaccaggcaaagtgcaatagagtagatagggattgcttccaaaaaagttcccaaaaaacgctggcgttttttctttttttatgggtgataggctgaaaaagatcgaaaaattttttggggctcccctccttcccccctacatttcctaactcatggcaccttaactatacagtgggcacatgtgtagggcaaaataacatttttatttgatgttttgaaggttttccaggcttgtgtattgatgctacatattcctccattgtaacttcaatttggcgccgtatgcaaattaagcatcgctagcgtaacttcgctttgcttggcgaattaacgctaatgcaatttcgcaaccttacgcttcccctgagcgcaacttcggattttagtgaatttgcgtagcgctgacaataatacgcctggcgaagtgcggcgaagcggacgctggcgcaactacgaatcatagtgaatttgtccctaggTTCCTTCTGGACCCCACACAGTCTTCACCTTACACAGAGACACCATTCCCCTCCCTCACCTCTGCTCCTTTCTTCTCCTCTTCTCCTCCTCATGAAGAACCTTCTTGAGTTGCAGGAACAGTTGGTGCTTCTCCTCCTGTAGTGAATTCAGTTTATCCTGGAGCTTCATGATCTGCAGGGACACAGAGTTAGTGCCATTAGGTTAGAGTGTTACTGCCATTACATCGCTTGGCCAGAACCTCTGGCATCTCCTGCTGTTACCCCTTCAGCACCTACTGGACTTGCtcatgacatcacttcccatGAAGACTTCCCATGTCACTTGTCCTACATATCACTATACTGGCCCTGCCCAGCCTCAGCCCTGCACTGCCATCTCTCCCCTTAGTGGTACAGTTCTTTTGAGGGACAGGGAGATGAAGAGAGACTGGGGCTGAGCAAGAAGATCATCACCTGTTCCCTGGTCTCCTCCAAGGACATCCTCTCTTCCATctccttcttcctcctcctctcctgTTCATCTCTCAACTTCTGCTCCATCATCTtgtccacctcctcctcctctgccaaACAGACATTGTAAAAGTCATAACTAAGGGATATGTTTCCAACAGACACCCACTGCCCCAAAATAACACCCCACTGCCCCAAAATAAAACCCACTGCCCCAAAATAACACCCCACTGGCCCTAGGAACACCCCACTGGCCCTAGGAACACCCCACTGGCCCTAGGAACACCCCACTGGCCCTAGGAACACCCCACTGGCCCTAGGAACACCCCACTGGCCCTAGGAACACCCCACTGGCCCTAGGAACACCCCACTGGCCCTACGAACACCCCACTGGCCCTACAAACACCCCACTGGCCCTACAAACACCCCACTGGCCCTACAAACACCCACTGGCCCTACAAACACCCCACTGGCCCTACAAACACCCCACTGGCCCTACAAACACCCCACTGGCCCTACAAACACCCCACTGGCCCTACAAACACCCCACTGGCCTGGACACCCCACTGGCCCTAGAACACCCCACTGGCCCTACAAACACCCCACTGGCCCTACAAACACCCCACTGGCCCTAGGAACACCCCACTGGCCCTAGGAACACCCCACTGGCCCTAGGAACACCCCACTGGCCCTAGGAACGCCCCACTGGCCCTAGGAACGCCCCACTGGCCCAAGGAAAGCCCCACTGGCCCTAGGAAAGCCCCACTGGCCCTAGGAAAGCCCCACTGGCCCTAGGAAAGCCCCACTGGCCCTAGGAACACCCCACTGGCCCTAGGAACACCCCACTGGCCCTAGGAAAGCCCCACTGGCCCTAAAAATACCCCACTGGCCCTAAGGAAACCCCACTGGCCCTAGGAACACCTTACTGGCCCTAGGAACACCCCACTGGCCCTAGGAAAATCCCACTTGCCCTAGGAAAACCCCACTGGCCCTATGAAAACCCCACTGGCCCTATGAAAACCCCACTGGCCCTGGGAACACCCCACTGGCCCTGGGAACACCCCACTGGCCCTGGGAACACCCCACTGGCCCTGGGAACACCCCACTGGCCCTAGGAACACCCCACTAGTCCTAAGAACAACCCAACAGCACTAGGAACACCCCACTGGCCCTAGGAACACCCCACTGGCCCTACGAACACCCCACTGGTCCTAGGAACACCCCACTGGCCCTACGAACACCCCACTGGCCCTACGAACACCCCACTAGTCCTAAGAACAACCCAACAGCACTAGGAACACCCCACTGGCCCTAGGAACACCCCACTGGCCCTACGAACACCCCACTGGCCCTAGGAACACCCCACTGGCCCTCCGAACACCCCACTGGCCCTACGAACACCCCACTGGCCCTACGAACACCCCACTAGTCCTAAGAACAACCCAACAGCACTAGGCACATCCCACTGGCCCTAGGAACATCCCATCTAGAAATTGCTCATGTATTTAGTGAAGCTTCCCCATTGGTGGGCGAGGATAGTGTAAGTGGGTATGTGACAGAGAATTTCTAGAAGAATACTACAGGAGAAGTTTAAAGAAAGTTAAGGAATTTGGAGGCAGGACAATTAGTTGAAGGAAACAAAGAGAAAGCAGAAGTGTTAAACTGCTTCCCATCTATGTACAGTTGATGAAGGTTTCCTATTCAATAACCCCATACAATACAGTTACCTGGAAGAAACTGGGCGACTCAGGAGGAAGAGCAAAGTAACAATGGCCCAGGACTACATTGATTTAACCCTAAGAAGGGCTCAGATGTGTGAtggccaaacctctttacttaatctTCCAGGATTACTGTAGGTGTGGCAAGGAGCTGACAGACTGGTGAATACTTTCAGTGTCCACCATAGAGTCATCCCCATCTCCAATACTTTCATGTCCATGGCTGATACATGAGCAGTAGAGAGACACAAGGAAAAAGCAAGAAGGAGATCACTGATTGGTGCCGACTAAAAAGTACCCCAGggaggtgcagttttctgcttataggagcccCAGTCTGGGGTATCAAATACGTGATTATAATCAGCAGGGAACTTGTAGCTGGGCAGATCCATCTTTTTCCATGTAAAGCTGAAGTAGCCCAGGGGCAAGAGACTGGGAGACTCAATGTACTGGCACTTGTGATGCCCTTCCTTCCCCACAGCCAATGACAGCCTctccttcctacacacagtatatatatatattatatatatatatataatccattacttcctacacacagtatatatatataatccattacttcctacacacagtatatatatataatcattacttcctacacacagtatatatatatatataatccattacttcctacacacagtatatatatataatccattacttcctacacacagtatatatatataatccattacttcctacacacagtatatatatatataatccattacttcctacacacagtatatatatatataatccattacttcctacacacagtatatatatatataatccattacttcctacacacagtatatatatataatccattacttcctacacacagtaatatatataatccattacttcctacacacagtatatatataatccattacttcctacacacagtatatatataatccattacttcctacacacagtatatatataatccattacttcctacacacagtatatatatataatccattacttcctacacacagtatatatataatccattacttcctacacacagtatatatatataatccattacttcctacacacagtatatatatataatccattacttcctacacacagtatatatatatataatccattacttcctacacacagtatatatatataatccattacttcctacacacagtatatatatataatccattacttcctacacacagtatatatatatatataatccattacttcctacacacagtatatatataatccattacttcctacacacagtatatatatataatccattacttcctacacacagtatatatatataatccattacttcctacacacagtatatatatattatccattacttcctacacacagtatatatatcacccattacttcctacacacagtatatatataatccattacttcctacacacagtatatatataatccattacttcctacacacagtatatatatataatccattacttcctacacacagtatatatatcacccattacttcctacacacagtatatatatcacccattacttcctacacacagtatatatatattatccattacttcctacacacagtatatatatatatattatccattacttcctacacacagtatatatataatccattacttcctacacacagtatatatatataatccattacttcctacacacagtatatatatatatataatccattacttcctacacacagtatatatataatccattacttcctacacacagtatatatataatccattacttcctacacacagtatatatataatccattacttcctacacacagtatatatatataatccattacttcctacacacagtatatatatattatccattacttcctacacacagtatatatatattactcattacttcctacacacagtatatatatataatccattacttcctacacacagtatatatataatccattacttcctacacacagtatatatataatccattacttcctacacacagtatatatataatccattacttcctacacacagtatatatatataatccattacttcctacacacagtatatatatataatccattacttcctacacacagtatatatataatccattacttctacacacagtatatattatataatccattacttcctacacacagtatatatatatataatccattacttcctacacacagtatatatatatataatccattacttcctacacacagtatatatatatatataatccattacttcctacacacagtatatatataatccattacttcctacacacagtatatatataatccattacttcctacacacagtatatatataatccattacttcctacacacagtatatatatataatccattacttcctacacacagtatatatatattatccattacttcctacacacagtatatatatattactcattacttcctacacacagtatatatatataatccattacttcctacacacagtatatatataatccattacttcctacacacagtatatatatatataatccattacttcctacacacagtatatatataatccattacttcctacacacagtatatatatataatccattacttcctacacacagtatatatatatataatccattacttcctacacacagtatatatataatccattacttcctacacacagtatatatatatataatccattacttcctacac
Above is a genomic segment from Xenopus laevis strain J_2021 chromosome 3L, Xenopus_laevis_v10.1, whole genome shotgun sequence containing:
- the gps2.L gene encoding G protein pathway suppressor 2 L homeolog isoform X2, with the translated sequence MPALLERPKLSNTMARALHRHVMMERERKRQEEEEVDKMMEQKLRDEQERRRKKEMEERMSLEETREQIMKLQDKLNSLQEEKHQLFLQLKKVLHEEEKRRRKEQSDLTTLASAAYTQGMVMHTGAHLINMQGSPGGHSRNTSLMSDRAKQMFGPPVIAGRHYSSQTSFSPTAAEHGQYQSSPSSHGPYTVSQSQHSFAAGQAGPVNYAGSQPIRGPSAFQTMQYLSHQQPGYSMHSHYTGAHAGFMPTSTGIPLQKQLEHANQQSGFTDSSALSYSHPSRSASPGGYPHGTPPQQPHTSGFQASPQQNPRLPFMQHGQNQRFYHK
- the gps2.L gene encoding G protein pathway suppressor 2 L homeolog isoform X3, producing the protein MPALLERPKLSNTMARALHRHVMMERERKRQEEEEVDKMMEQKLRDEQERRRKKEMEERMSLEETREQIMKLQDKLNSLQEEKHQLFLQLKKVLHEEEKRRRKEQSDLTTLASAAYTQGMVMHTGAHLINMQGSPGGHSRNTSLMSDRAKQMFGPPVIAGRHYSSQTSFSPTAAEHGQYQSSPSSHGPYTVSQSQHSFAAGQAGPVNYAGSQPIRGPSAFQTMQYLSHQQPGYSMHSHYTGAHAGFMPTSTGIPLQKQLEHANQQSGFTDSSGFQASPQQNPRLPFMQHGQNQRFYHK
- the gps2.L gene encoding G protein pathway suppressor 2 L homeolog isoform X1 gives rise to the protein MPALLERPKLSNTMARALHRHVMMERERKRQEEEEVDKMMEQKLRDEQERRRKKEMEERMSLEETREQIMKLQDKLNSLQEEKHQLFLQLKKVLHEEEKRRRKEQSDLTTLASAAYTQGMVMHTGAHLINMQGSPGGHSRNTSLMSDRAKQMFGPPVIAGRHYSSQTSFSPTAAEHGQYQSSPSSHGPYTVSQSQHSFAAGQAGPVNYAGSQPIRGPSAFQTMQYLSHQQPGYSMHSHYTGAHAGFMPTSTGIPLQKQLEHANQQSGFTDSSTLRPMHPQALQTLLPTPQITVPMQPAKSGFQASPQQNPRLPFMQHGQNQRFYHK
- the gps2.L gene encoding G protein pathway suppressor 2 L homeolog, which produces MPALLERPKLSNTMARALHRHVMMERERKRQEEEEVDKMMEQKLRDEQERRRKKEMEERMSLEETREQIMKLQDKLNSLQEEKHQLFLQLKKVLHEEEKRRRKEQSDLTTLASAAYTQGMVMHTGAHLINMQGSPGGHSRNTSLMSDRAKQMFGPPVIAGRHYSSQTSFSPTAAEHGQYQSSPSSHGPYTVSQSQHSFAAGQAGPVNYAGSQPIRGPSAFQTMQYLSHQQPGYSMHSHYTGAHAGFMPTSTGIPLQKQLEHANQQSGFTDSSTLRPMHPQALQTLLPTPQITVPMQPAKSALSYSHPSRSASPGGYPHGTPPQQPHTSGFQASPQQNPRLPFMQHGQNQRFYHK